The genomic region CCATGAGCGGGCACCAGGGCATTGTTGCCGATAACCAGCGCCAAGATTCCCAGCACCACCGACGGAAGGCTGTCCCAGGGCCGGTCCCGCATCGAAAGCACCAGCGAAGCCGGTCCGAACGCGGCGCGGACGACCAGTCCCAGGCACAGGATCGCCACCGGCAGAGCGCCGTCGGCGAATTCGGGCCCGAACAGCATCAGCACATAGCGTCCGAAAACCAGAACGCCCGCGAACAGCGCCAGGGCCAATCCCGTCGCCACCAGATTGGCCTCGCCAACCCGCCGGCCATAGGCGCTTTTGTCGGCATCGCGTTCGGCGTCGAACATATTGGGTAGCGTCAGGGAATAAACGGCGACGACGCCAAAAGCGGCCAGCGCGAAAATCCGCGTCGATACCCCGAATATCGCCAGATCGGTCCGGTCGAGCAGCCCCGCAAGCAGTATCAGGTTGATGTCGAAGAAATAGTCCGAGGCCAGCGTGATCAGCACCCAGGGCGCCGCAAACCGCCACCAGCGCCTTGGCTCGCTGGCACGCACCGTATCGGCCGCCGGTACCGCCGCCACCGCACGCTGCACCCAGAAGCACTGGACGAGAAACAACCCAAGCAGCAGCACGGAAAGCAGCCAGAGCATGCGTCCCATGTCGGGCACCGGGCTCAGCAGCGCCACCGCGCCGAAGGCCGCAAGCGTCAGCCCCGGCCGGAAGATCATGTCGGGCAGGTATCCGGCCATGGGCTGTTTGAGCCCCACCAGCACCATTGTGCTCACATAGGTGATGGCCGTCGCTATTCCGATCAGTGCGGTGGGAATCCAGAGCGGTCGCAAATGCTCGCCTGCCTCTCCAAGCAGGAATGTGAGAGGCCAGCCCAGGCTGAGCAACGCGACCCCGCCAAGCGCCATCTGCCAGTATGATCGCCCCACGAATCGCCGCAGATGTGCTCCTTCACCGCGTGAACCGTATTCGGCGGAAAAATATGTCCCCACCGTCTGGAAGCCCAACGGCAGCACAACGGCGATCAGGTTGGCCGCAGCGATGACCAGCAGAAAATCACCGAGCGATTGCGCTCCCCAGGCGCGCGAGATTGCCGCCTGGACGATAAAGACGAACCCCGCGCCGAAGATGCGAAGGCCAAAGATCAGCACCGATTTCGATGCCAGCTTGCGGGTAACCGACATGCCGCTCACGCCTTGACGCCGCGTTTGAAACGCCGCTGCAGGTCCAGCCGCGCTGCCAGCACCGCATCGCGGCTGCGCGTGAGGATTTCGCGCCCCTTGTACGCCGCCGTCCCCATCGCATAGGCGCGCCAATGGGTGGCGTGGTTCATCACCGGCGGCAGCGGGCTGATATGCCCCGCCTCGCCCACCATGCCGCTCTTGAACTGATGCAATCCGGCAAATCCGTCTGTGCCGCCAAGATCGTAGAGCTTGGCCCGGCTATTGTCCCGCAGCCAGCGGATGATGTGCCAATGCAGGAAATACCCCGCCCGCAGGTCCAGCGCCGCATCATCGGTGGCGCCATAAAGGTAGCAAGCGGTGTCGCCGGCGGTGAAGATCACTGCGCCGGCCACTGTCTTTTCCCCGTGCCGGACAAAGAACAGCTCCGGCCGCGCCGTCCCCTCCGGCATCGCCATCAATCCCTCGACCGTCGCGATGCCGGAAAAATCGGGAAACAGCTTGCGCTCGCTCATCGCCTGATAAAGCGCCATGAAGCGCTCCACCTCATGAGGAGCGGCCGTCTCGAAATCGAGCCCGGCCTTGAGCGACTTACGCAAATTGTAGCGCCATTTCTGCCCGAACGCGGCCATGCGCGTGTCATCGTCGAGCGTCACGTCCACCACATAGCGCAGCGGATATTTGACGCCCACGCCCGGCCTGAACCCGCGCTCCGCCAACATCGCAGCTACGCGATTGTCCTCGCTGGCCTCCACCTTGGGCATGATCGAAACCATCATCCCGCGCCGATCCACATATTCGGCAACGAGCGTGTCGATAATCCACGCCATTCTGCCTTCGGCGGCACCAGCCCGGTTATCCGCCAGGAAGGGCCCCCACTTGACCAGCGCGATCGTCGCCAGCCCCAACGGCAGCCGCTGCAGCATCACCAACGCGCCGCCCAGCGCGCGTCCCCCCTGGGAAAACAGCACAGGCTCGAGCGCCACGCCTGGCCAACGCAGCCGCGCATAGGCGAAGAGCTGCTCCTGGCAAACCCCGTCGAAACCGGCAATGGCACGGTCCCATTCCTCGCCGTCGAGGACGCGATAGTCCAGGATATCCGCGCGCTCATCCACCACCGTGCGGGGGGCAACAAAGGGGGGCTGGCTGGTCAACGACATCGGCATCACCGCTGCTACGGACTGAGGACGTATGGGCATTCATTGCGTTACCGTACCTCGCCACCACCTGCCGAACCGTTTCCGCAATAACTGCAAAACCGCTCAACTGCCCAAGTGGTAAAGGAACGCTTATGCTCCCGCCACGTCATCGCAGTGTCATCACGCGACCCTAGTGAATCGCCCGACGCTTCCCTTGCATCCACCGCCAGCAGGATCAGCCCGTGCCAAGCTTCTCGCTCGATCGCCGCCAAGCCCTCATGCTCATGAGCTCGACGGCTCTCCTTCCTCTCGTCCGTCCCGCTTTCGCGCAGGAGAACGCACCGATCCGGCTGATCATCCTCTCAGATCTTCACTCCGCCTATGAGGTCTCCGCCCAGCTTCTGGCTGCGGTCGCCGCTGAGGTCGAGGCGAGCCAAGGCCCGGTTGCCATCCTCATCAACGGCGACGTGTTCGAACTCGGAAATGTGGTTGCGGTACGATCGGGCGGTGTCATCGACTGGGCCTTGCTCGAGGCGCTGGGCCGTCTCGCGCCCACGGTTCTCAACATCGGTAATCACGAACCCGATCTCGACAACGACCTAGCCCATTTCATCTCCAAGGCAGAGCAGCGCGGCGTCACCGTTATCTCCAACATCCTCGACTCCCGCACCGGCGAGGCCTACGCCCCTGCCGCTCTGAGCCTCACCCTGGGTGGAATGCAGATTTCAATCGTCGGGTTGGGTACTGCGGCCATCAACACCTATCCTGCCGCGACGCGCGAGATGATCGAAGTGCCCGATCCCGTTCAATGGGCTGGCGAGCATCTTATCAATCTGCTCGATCCCTCCGGCGCCCGGGTCGTGCTCAGCCATGCCGGCATCACTGCCGACCGCGATATGCTGCCCCTGCTCCCGGCGGGTACGCTGTTGGTCGGCGGGCACGACCATGTGGTTCTCGACCACAGCGAAGGCGCCACCCGCTACCTGCACACCGG from Pelagibacterium sp. 26DY04 harbors:
- a CDS encoding metallophosphoesterase, with product MPSFSLDRRQALMLMSSTALLPLVRPAFAQENAPIRLIILSDLHSAYEVSAQLLAAVAAEVEASQGPVAILINGDVFELGNVVAVRSGGVIDWALLEALGRLAPTVLNIGNHEPDLDNDLAHFISKAEQRGVTVISNILDSRTGEAYAPAALSLTLGGMQISIVGLGTAAINTYPAATREMIEVPDPVQWAGEHLINLLDPSGARVVLSHAGITADRDMLPLLPAGTLLVGGHDHVVLDHSEGATRYLHTGSWSSLMTVVDIDASGPLAVERRPIAATGQADADLAALIASTMEEHLTAEERAVIGSSQAAQSLADSARFVAATLASAAGADIGFIGHTTFGTGFPEGEVTRYAFDSIVRFDGTLKTAEISRETLEEILGRVNQDGDIPLARRTGDFLYGAPTDLPEKDTYLIAANDWSATNQKNYFGREDLVFVDVPDLRVKSVVIDAL
- a CDS encoding GNAT family N-acetyltransferase gives rise to the protein MPIRPQSVAAVMPMSLTSQPPFVAPRTVVDERADILDYRVLDGEEWDRAIAGFDGVCQEQLFAYARLRWPGVALEPVLFSQGGRALGGALVMLQRLPLGLATIALVKWGPFLADNRAGAAEGRMAWIIDTLVAEYVDRRGMMVSIMPKVEASEDNRVAAMLAERGFRPGVGVKYPLRYVVDVTLDDDTRMAAFGQKWRYNLRKSLKAGLDFETAAPHEVERFMALYQAMSERKLFPDFSGIATVEGLMAMPEGTARPELFFVRHGEKTVAGAVIFTAGDTACYLYGATDDAALDLRAGYFLHWHIIRWLRDNSRAKLYDLGGTDGFAGLHQFKSGMVGEAGHISPLPPVMNHATHWRAYAMGTAAYKGREILTRSRDAVLAARLDLQRRFKRGVKA
- a CDS encoding lipopolysaccharide biosynthesis protein, with the translated sequence MSVTRKLASKSVLIFGLRIFGAGFVFIVQAAISRAWGAQSLGDFLLVIAAANLIAVVLPLGFQTVGTYFSAEYGSRGEGAHLRRFVGRSYWQMALGGVALLSLGWPLTFLLGEAGEHLRPLWIPTALIGIATAITYVSTMVLVGLKQPMAGYLPDMIFRPGLTLAAFGAVALLSPVPDMGRMLWLLSVLLLGLFLVQCFWVQRAVAAVPAADTVRASEPRRWWRFAAPWVLITLASDYFFDINLILLAGLLDRTDLAIFGVSTRIFALAAFGVVAVYSLTLPNMFDAERDADKSAYGRRVGEANLVATGLALALFAGVLVFGRYVLMLFGPEFADGALPVAILCLGLVVRAAFGPASLVLSMRDRPWDSLPSVVLGILALVIGNNALVPAHGLMGAAISAFVAISLWSVSLWLTALYRTGIDVSIFGLMRKPVAV